From the Ignavibacteriales bacterium genome, the window TGGAACCGACAAAATACCGGTTTAAATTTTACAGCTCAGTTTACGGATATCGATACACGAAACGACATAGGGATTGTGGTTGGTGATTCCGGTTATGTATTGCGAAGTCTCGATCACGGCGAAAGCTGGACCGATGCAGATACCGCGTCGCACACTAATTTTGGAAAGATACTATATGAAGCAAAGATAATTAACGATACATTAATTTACGTGGTCGGAGAAGGAATGAAGGTTTCGACAGACGGAGGAAATACCTTTGCATTCTCTTATTTTAATAACTTCGGCATAAGTAAAGTGAAATCTATCTCCGTATTAAACCCGGATTCTGTTTATGCCTGCGGAACAAAAGGGATAAGCCTTTTTAGAGGTTCCTATTATGATATCCTCCACTTCCCATTTCATTCATTCGACTATATAAATCTATCCGTTTTAGACGAGAATAATTGCTGGATAAGCGGAGGTCCAACTGCCAAATATTTGTATTCAGTATATAATACTACAAACTCCGGAGAGTCGTGGAATTTTACTAAAATCAATGAATACGAAGATGATTTCTATTCCATGGCTTTCCTGAATATCGATACCGGATTTATTATGGGTAGAATTAATTACCCAGGGCAAATATTAAGGACTACCGATCGAGGCACATCCTGGCAGGTAATTAGAGACTCTACTTACTTCTGGAGAAGGTCGGATATTCGTTTTAGGGATAATTCTTTATATACAATCAAGGATTATCAAATTCATAGATTTGATTATGATGGAAATCTCATAGATACTATACCCAGACCTTTCGGATTACCCGGACATCCAGAGGTGTATGACTTTTTTCTGATCGGTGATTCGACAATTTACATGATCTCCGGTAATTCGCTATATAAGAGCAGTAATAATGGGAGAAACTGGACATATTTAATACAATATTTTTATCAAACCGAATATACAGACTGTTATTTCTACAGCGAAGATTATGGCTTTTTTGTCGGGTATAACTCTGTGATACTGCGAACTACGGGAACGAATCTTCTCGAAGAACTCTACACGGGAAATCCTGAACCTGATCTGGTTTTTAACGGGGTTACAATGTCCGATTTTTACACTGTTCATATAGTCGGAAATGACGGTATTATATATACATCAACTGATGGAGGGGATACGTGGAAATTAATTGAAAGCGGTGTAACGTCAGATCTGAACCAGATAGAGTTTGCAAATGATAAAACCGGCTGGATAGCAGGTGATAATGGTGTGATACTTAAAACAACAACCGGGGGAACAAATTGGGAAAATGTAAATAACGGAATACCTGTTAAGTATACTCTGTATCAAAATTATCCAAATCCCTTTAATCCGGTTACCACAATTAAATTCGATATTCCTGATGACATTGGGACAGCGGTTATTAGAACAAAGTTAGTGATCTATGATGTCATTGGGAGGCAGGTAAAAGTTCTCGTCGATGATGACCTCCAGGCAAATTCATATTCCTATTCCTTCGATGCTTCCGATCTATCCAGTGGAGTGTATTTTTATCGTCTTGTAGCTGGAAATGATTTCTCTCAAACCAAGAAAATGCTGTTAATTAAGTAATATTCATCTAATTTTTTTTTAAAAAAAAACCGGGTTAGTGCGGGTTATTGTTTAATAGATAGTCTCAACTACTTAATGGTCAATTGAGTTTTCCGGATTGCAATACCAGTAGATAGGTATATCGTCCATTAAGTCACCGAACTTTGATAAGATGCTTTCCGGATATCCGAATTTATTGTAAAGAGCCAGTCTTTGCGCAGGATAGTACCATGATAAAGCATAAGGTTGTAAATCGGTAAGGATCCCATCTATTTCTCTAACTATTTCAACCCTTCTTGTTTTATCAAAGGAAATAGTATATTCGTTACAAAGCTGGTCTATCCGGGTATTTTTTACACCAGCCCAATTTGTCGAATAAAGTTCATCTGCGGATTCTGAACCGAAAGAACTTACGGGATTAGGGAAAAGTAATCCACCCCATGCGGCTACGATCATTTGAAACTCCCTTTCGCTTCCATTAATATAAGAATCAGATATATCTAGTAGCTTAAGTTTTATCTTTATCCCAGCTTTTTTACAGTCTTCTTGATAATAAGTAAGAAACTTGGTGAGCGTTGGACTTCCATATGTAATTTCAGCTTCCAGCGTTTTACCATTTTTTTCAAGATAACCATCCGAATTTTTACTACTCCATCCTGATTTTAATAAATATTTTTTGGCTTCCTCAGGATTATATCTAACTTTTGGATTAGAGGGGTTAGCATATTCGCTATTATCCCAGTATGAATCTTCAGGCTTTGGGTATCCATCATACAATTCGTTGATAAATCTTTCTCTGTCATAAAGATACGAAAGCGCTTTTCTTATGTTTACATCATCAAAGGGAGGTTTTCTCATGTTAAAACAAATACCTCTGACTCCACTTGGGTATTTATTGAAAACTTCTTTCCTCAAGATAGTTCTACTATTGTCGCTATCAAGCTTCTTCCAGTCCCGGATCTTGGAGACTGTAGTTAAATCTATTATGTCGATATTACCATTTAGAAACGCTTCAAACTCAGATCCCTTTACAAGTTCAAATTTTATTTGATCAAAATTA encodes:
- a CDS encoding T9SS type A sorting domain-containing protein; translation: MNDLIYFPSNKIVAAGDYGEIYYSENGGIDMKKIPTGFSYHLRSISFKDNSTGYIAGHGGTILKTTDGGKKWENLISGISDNIFDIEVNSNYIIAVGERGKILKSTNDGLTWILKDQNDSYYLLAIKFFNKDTGNAVGSNGTILRTTNAGETWNRQNTGLNFTAQFTDIDTRNDIGIVVGDSGYVLRSLDHGESWTDADTASHTNFGKILYEAKIINDTLIYVVGEGMKVSTDGGNTFAFSYFNNFGISKVKSISVLNPDSVYACGTKGISLFRGSYYDILHFPFHSFDYINLSVLDENNCWISGGPTAKYLYSVYNTTNSGESWNFTKINEYEDDFYSMAFLNIDTGFIMGRINYPGQILRTTDRGTSWQVIRDSTYFWRRSDIRFRDNSLYTIKDYQIHRFDYDGNLIDTIPRPFGLPGHPEVYDFFLIGDSTIYMISGNSLYKSSNNGRNWTYLIQYFYQTEYTDCYFYSEDYGFFVGYNSVILRTTGTNLLEELYTGNPEPDLVFNGVTMSDFYTVHIVGNDGIIYTSTDGGDTWKLIESGVTSDLNQIEFANDKTGWIAGDNGVILKTTTGGTNWENVNNGIPVKYTLYQNYPNPFNPVTTIKFDIPDDIGTAVIRTKLVIYDVIGRQVKVLVDDDLQANSYSYSFDASDLSSGVYFYRLVAGNDFSQTKKMLLIK